The sequence GTAGAAAGTACGTCATCAGATTTTTCTGCAAGGTTGTTAGAAGTCACCGATGGAGTTGACACAGCCTTCTGTATTGTCCCTGTTTTTGCTTTTTCATCTGCAGGCGATGTTTTGTGTTCAACTAAGCTTTTGCCTGTTGCAATGTTTTCACATATATACCGACATTGTATTTGTGTGCTCGACATTCTTTTTGTGGATCCGGGTTCAATTTTACAAGACTTTTCCGACCTGAATCTCTTCCAGCGCGCTTTAAGGCTCCCGCTATCTTCATGTTTACCTTGAATAAAACTCGTTAGTTCTGCTTTGTTATCGGTGTCCTTGTCATCTGGCATCGCGAAGGTCTCCATCTCAATATCGTCTGTTCCAGACTTGGCCTGGAATAATTTTGCAACTTGTCTTGGCTTACTTTTCCGTTCCTTCGCTGACTTTTCCACGAAGTGTGTTCCTAATTTTGTCGGAAGAGACAAGACCTTGTAGGCCGCGATTTGCAGTGAAACTGGCTCACTTTTACTGGCTTTCACATTAAATACATCATCTAGATCTTCGTCTGGCAGAATGGATTTTGTGATAAGTCTCTCATTCTCCTCACAGTTGTCGATGTCCTCAAGGACATTGTCTCGGGCATGTAGTAAGTCGTCATATCTATTATCCTGCCCTGTGTCTGTCACGTCAAAGTCAGCTATATCGCTTGCATGCGcgacattaacattaacatcgACATTACATTCCCTATAAGTCGGTCTGTTCACAGCTGAGACGGTAGCGTCATCCAAATGTTCTATTTCTGGCTCACTGTGAAAGCCTTTCATGAGCGTGACTCCATCTGGCTTTATCTGGTCAAAGTTCCCTTCACTATTGCAGCGGAAGACTCCATCCATGTTGGCGTTCTTTCCACAGAGGTTTTGATGGACGGAAGAGGGACACCTACAAAGGCCTACATTCACGTTTCCTGTGGATAAGACGGTTGGGTCGTTAGAAACGTACCGATCGCTTTGGTAGCGTACCATAGATACGTCACCACTGCAGAAGCCATTTAGAGGGTCGATACCTGTGCTGTTACAAAGTGACTTGCTAGGTGTCGCTTCAAAGATAGTGCAGTCCTCATGATGATCATTGTCTGTATGAGGGAGATAGTGCATGTAGGTACAGTGTTTGCTTGTTACAGGTAGTGCCCGGAAGATAGTGACGAGTGGTGATGGTTGTTTGAAAAGTGGTGAGTTATTTAGCGTGCAGTTTTTATAAGGCAGCACAGACGTTGTGGCAGACTGCTCGACCTGAGTGTCGGAAGGCTCTTCATTGTCGACAAGGACGCGACGGCTTTCCGATTTCTTTCGAATGTAGTCGAAGAAGCCGAGCTGGCGATGAAACCCCGGCACCAGGCAGCCTGCAGCACTCATCGTGCAGAGGGGGATGAGTTTAGTCTGAAAATGAGACGCAGATGTATTAATTAGTGGTAGGTGtatgaatctacatgtacatatatccgTAAGATCACATCTCGTAtgtaaggccatactgatttgattatatggatgacatcctcaggGCACCCCAAACCTCATGCGAGCTTACGAGAAaaaaaggtgggcaaaaaaaaagttgcatttattatgaaatcaaaatggtcatcaagaaggttgaacaaatgatcgACACACAGAAAATGGTTACCAAATAAAGAATTCTTTATCTTTTTAAATCTACATCATAACTGCCGACACAAAACTGAATGGCTTATTACAAGTTCTTTAAACAGACCTTTGTAGAAAAAGATATTTTTTCAGATTCAGACCTCAAACGGCACAAAGGTGAACCAGACAAATATGAAACGTCTCCACGTCCTTTGACATCTCTTCACTACGATATATCATCAACTGACGCATAACCCTGTTAATACTCATGTTGGCAACCCTGGTCACGTATGACGGAAGATCTGTAGACAGGGTAGACCCACAGTATTTCATTAGGACACAGATAATCACATTAAGCTTGAAGGATGGGTACAGACTGGCGAGGAGACGCCCTGACATGTCATATCAGACCATTAGTCTTGTAATTGTAGCCTGATTGGAGCTAGATTGAAACTGGATCTTATCGGTCGCAGACACAGTCAGAATACATGATGGGGATAGATATTGGTATACGAGGGACATAAAAAGGCATCAAGAGAAGATTTTAGTGTATTTCACACTTAACGCCAAGGATTGAAAGATACTTCTTGGCTAGTCAGAACATTGGAGTCCTTAAGTAACGTACTGTGCCCTTTATACTAGGATGCCCTGCTCATAGCATCAGCCATTTAATTGATCATTTAGTCAGTTATACCTTGCTTCCAAAATAAACATTATCTGAACTTGCGGTACAAAGCAGGAGAAATCAATTACGTCCGACGTATTATTCTTTAAAAATGTCAGTGATATGTGGCTCTAATTTCCTGCATTGCATACATTTGCTTTTGAGGCTTTACTGACAGAAGTGCGGTTACCGATGGAGACATGTCTGTATTGGCGTGCAAGAAGATCAAATCTTCAGACAGAAGATAACCCACACTGCACGCCAGTTCAAAGCTCACCTCAATGAATGACCAGTCCGCTGGGATAGACATATCgtatttactttaaaaaaagcatATTATTATTAACTATAAGTACAAGTATTTAACCAGTTGGGCGTCCCAGTTTAGAGAAAAGGGCCAACGCATGTTTACTACACAGAGCACAAACACCACCACGTTCAAATAACGCCCTGGCGCGTGTGATCTATTTTAGGGTGACAGGGTTTAGAAGCGTTCTCTCAGGTCAGTCAGACGCCCCCAGGCCTTTACCGGCCATGAATCAGTTAAAGTTATATAAAAGGAGGGCGATGATATCATGGGAAATCGCGTGCTGAATCCGGAGATCAATAAAATGGTTCCATTCGAGTACTGCTCACTCGGATGGTATCATGGCTTTTCTGTGATTTCTCGCATGAAAGCAGCCCTGTGTATGTTCTTATTAATTAAGCACAGCAAAACAGACGACAACGTTAGGATGATAGTCTACCTTGCCATGCTATCAATAAGAATTGTTGGTGTCGTTATACTTAGACGACATCACAGAGGACAACCACAGACATCGTATTGTTCGTTATGTGACGGTATAATTTAATGATTTTAAGAATAACAACAACTCAACTCTACTGACCTGTATGCTTTCTGAGGGTATGGAAAGCTAAGCTGAGGTGCAGATATAGATGTGGTGTCTTCACGGGAGAGCCGTCTGCTTGGCCCGGCGCTTGTGATTCTCGTGGCTATGTCAGGGACAAACCACTGCATATCGTGAAAGGGGGTTCCTTCCATGGAGGGCACTGTACATGATATCTCTATCAGTCGCGGAATTTTGTAGTTTTACTT comes from Branchiostoma lanceolatum isolate klBraLanc5 chromosome 2, klBraLanc5.hap2, whole genome shotgun sequence and encodes:
- the LOC136426735 gene encoding uncharacterized protein, with the translated sequence MSAAGCLVPGFHRQLGFFDYIRKKSESRRVLVDNEEPSDTQVEQSATTSVLPYKNCTLNNSPLFKQPSPLVTIFRALPVTSKHCTYMHYLPHTDNDHHEDCTIFEATPSKSLCNSTGIDPLNGFCSGDVSMVRYQSDRYVSNDPTVLSTGNVNVGLCRCPSSVHQNLCGKNANMDGVFRCNSEGNFDQIKPDGVTLMKGFHSEPEIEHLDDATVSAVNRPTYRECNVDVNVNVAHASDIADFDVTDTGQDNRYDDLLHARDNVLEDIDNCEENERLITKSILPDEDLDDVFNVKASKSEPVSLQIAAYKVLSLPTKLGTHFVEKSAKERKSKPRQVAKLFQAKSGTDDIEMETFAMPDDKDTDNKAELTSFIQGKHEDSGSLKARWKRFRSEKSCKIEPGSTKRMSSTQIQCRYICENIATGKSLVEHKTSPADEKAKTGTIQKAVSTPSVTSNNLAEKSDDVLSTCDGVAQRPSTLSLFIKTSECDLQGFLATPIESTEAPDAHEASLLICSKDNKDSNVTTASRLKLYFSGKTKSTEDMESEEGVRKVQVGKRSQMKSYHSQPELRTSQVEHQGGVPVLCQKSSPEYIVKQPVIKKSPSSCEQNAPLLRLKNRLFKQKAPLLAGGKLKFNLALPSLANSSPYRVKVNTPRLQPCSQRQSDG